One window from the genome of Garra rufa chromosome 1, GarRuf1.0, whole genome shotgun sequence encodes:
- the LOC141333459 gene encoding vascular cell adhesion protein 1-like, whose protein sequence is MLQCFFGFVYLSAVLHLVSLTGTQADCPVQFSQKSVVVEYGGSVAVTCTASVQHYGMGWEASEGGVDKTSASVITWSVSDLTEWEIEPFCYIFYNKSHDKPCEVELPVTVYKTPDSVSISTLKHSGPMMEGNQYQLQCDVTDVSPVQYLTVKWYKGQTLLDQTTFTDTIKTPVNETATILIRPDRADDGAQYRCEAELDLGAEGPQPPPTVTSQPLSSEVYYKPKHSKSKETIIKDDTVTLDCTVKANPAPTYTWHSEHLKEKSSSSKLPSSTLSTGKYTCTASNSLGSDSKVFIVKSSGSRPTFWTVLIFFQLLVALMTVI, encoded by the exons ATGCTTCAATGTTTCTTTGGATTTGTTTATCTCTCTGCAGTTTTACATCTTGTGAGTCTCACag GTACACAAGCTGACTGTCCTGTTCAGTTCAGCCAGAAGAGTGTTGTTGTGGAGTACGGTGGTTCTGTTGCAGTTACCTGTACCGCTTCTGTCCAGCATTATGGGATGGGATGGGAAGCCAGTGAGGGAGGAGTGGACAAGACCAGTGCCAGTGTGATCACATGGAGTGTGTCAGATCTGACAGAATGGGAGATAGAGCCATTCTGCTACATTTTCTATAACAAAAGCCATGATAAACCGTGTGAAGTAGAGCTCCCAGTGACTGTTTACA AGACTCCAGACAGTGTGTCCATCAGCACTTTGAAACACAGCGGACCAATGATGGAGGGAAACCAGTATCAGCTCCAGTGTGACGTTACAGATGTATCTCCTGTTCAGTATCTCACTGTCAAATGGTACAAAGGACAAACTCTGCTGGATCAAACCACTTTCACTGACACCATCAAGACTCCAGTGAATGAAACAGCCACAATCCTGATCCGTCCAGACAGAGCTGATGATGGAGCTCAATACAGATGTGAAGCAGAGCTGGATCTGGGAGCAGAAGGACCTCAACCTCCTCCTACAGTCACATCACAACCTCTCAGTTCTGAAGTATACT ATAAACCAAAGCACTCTAAGTCAAAAGAGACCATCATTAAAGATGATACAGTTACGCTAGACTGTACAGTGAAGGCAAACCCGGCTCCTACATACACATGGCACTCAGAGCATCTGAAAGAGAAGAGCAGCTCCTCAAAGCTCCCGTCCTCCACACTCAGTACAGGAAAATACACGTGCACAGCCTCAAACTCTCTGGGAAGCGACAGCAAAGTGTTTATCGTCAAATCGTCag GTAGTCGTCCCACATTCTGGACTGTTCTTATTTTCTTCCAGTTGCTGGTTGCATTGATGACGGTCATTTAA